A window from Leptospira meyeri encodes these proteins:
- the ahpF gene encoding alkyl hydroperoxide reductase subunit F, whose protein sequence is MLDESTKEQVKQYFGRIKNPVKIRLYSGVHEKREELVAFLDDIVSLSFQISLEHSKEKNDGLRFAIFSENKHTGIEFSGIPMGHEFTSFILAILQSGGNPIKLEEGILSAVSKLKENLNFETFISLDCHNCPEVVQTLNSFALINPSISHNMIDGAMYPDLVKEKNIQGVPAVFLNGKRFLSGKAEASVIFDKLLELYSVPESNEVSTELSNSSEIYDVTVIGGGPSGVTAAVYSARKGLKTLVIADRLGGQVKDTLGIENIISLPYTTGPELTHVLSEQLDKNQIKKKENVRVLKIESGNLKTIHLNTGEQILTKTVILSTGAKWRELNVPGEREFVGKGVAYCPHCDGPFFKDKDVAVVGGGNSGVEAALDLSGIVKSVTLIEFGDKLNADKVLLDKVALSPNIKTLVKAQTMEIQTNSEKVTGLTYKNRTSEESETIPLDGVFVQIGLVPNSSFVKDLVATNRFGEILVDEKCKTSVEGIFACGDVTNTPYKQIIIAMGEGAKAAISAFEYLLHAA, encoded by the coding sequence ATGTTAGATGAATCAACAAAAGAACAAGTAAAACAATACTTTGGAAGAATCAAAAATCCTGTAAAGATAAGATTGTATTCAGGAGTTCATGAAAAAAGAGAAGAGTTAGTTGCATTTTTAGATGATATTGTTTCTCTTTCTTTTCAAATTTCATTGGAACATTCTAAAGAAAAAAATGATGGTCTTCGTTTTGCGATTTTTTCAGAAAATAAACATACGGGAATTGAATTTTCTGGAATCCCAATGGGTCATGAATTTACTTCTTTTATTTTGGCGATTTTACAATCCGGTGGGAATCCAATCAAATTAGAAGAGGGAATTCTTTCTGCAGTTTCAAAATTAAAAGAAAATTTGAATTTTGAAACGTTTATCTCACTTGATTGTCATAACTGTCCGGAAGTGGTACAAACTCTAAATAGTTTTGCACTAATCAACCCATCCATATCTCATAATATGATTGATGGAGCTATGTATCCAGATCTTGTGAAGGAAAAAAATATCCAGGGTGTTCCTGCTGTTTTTTTAAATGGCAAACGTTTTCTTTCTGGAAAGGCAGAAGCATCCGTAATCTTTGATAAATTATTAGAATTATATTCGGTTCCCGAGTCGAACGAAGTATCTACGGAACTTTCTAATTCATCTGAAATTTATGATGTCACTGTCATTGGTGGAGGACCTTCTGGTGTGACAGCGGCGGTGTATTCTGCTAGAAAAGGATTAAAAACCCTAGTCATTGCAGATCGGTTAGGTGGACAAGTAAAAGATACTTTAGGCATCGAGAACATCATATCTTTACCCTATACAACTGGTCCTGAGTTGACTCATGTATTATCTGAACAACTTGATAAAAACCAAATTAAAAAGAAAGAAAATGTCCGTGTGTTAAAGATTGAATCTGGAAATTTAAAAACCATTCATTTGAATACGGGTGAACAAATTCTCACTAAAACTGTGATACTCTCAACGGGCGCAAAATGGCGTGAACTCAACGTTCCTGGTGAAAGAGAATTTGTTGGAAAAGGTGTTGCTTATTGCCCTCACTGTGATGGTCCATTTTTTAAAGACAAAGATGTTGCTGTTGTCGGTGGAGGAAATTCTGGAGTCGAAGCAGCTTTGGATTTAAGTGGAATTGTAAAATCAGTCACATTGATCGAGTTTGGTGACAAACTCAATGCAGACAAAGTGTTGTTAGATAAGGTCGCTTTATCTCCCAATATTAAAACCCTCGTAAAAGCCCAAACCATGGAAATCCAAACTAATTCGGAAAAAGTTACTGGACTTACTTATAAGAACAGAACTTCAGAAGAGTCGGAAACCATTCCCTTGGATGGAGTATTTGTACAGATAGGACTTGTACCAAATAGCAGTTTTGTGAAGGATTTAGTGGCAACTAATCGATTTGGGGAAATTTTGGTTGATGAGAAATGTAAAACAAGCGTGGAAGGAATTTTTGCTTGTGGTGATGTGACGAACACACCTTACAAACAGATCATCATTGCAATGGGGGAGGGAGCAAAAGCTGCAATTAGTGCGTTTGAGTATCTTCTACACGCTGCTTGA
- a CDS encoding ATP-binding protein translates to MDLPPPSLEKQILSAMEEVVFSANFPELEILYISPSAETLTEYPREYFTDAHDNWKNLILEEDRAIVEAALTSLNAGDKIQVRYRIQTKSKKIKFVQCQGRLIRNENGEILRFDGILADISELLSLQDIIKNEPSEIKQLLLENNILFNGSQDSMFLVEVMDDGNFIIRRINLAYERSTGITQSFIQGKTPVELLGEELGQPVIKNYKNVLNAKTTISYEESIPMPAGTKIWTTALTPIEVEGKFKFIVGASKDITEQKRAETALRESNERYALILEVSSDGWFDWDLVNDTVIYSRRWWLEFGNDDKADNVPIGYWKSLIHPDDLDWVSEFLENIMLSQRETFEFSFQMKKRKGNYAHVLSRCYIQRDSYGNKIRMVGSNTDLTETKKIEYTLRKAKEMAEAANMAKGNFLANMSHEIRTPLNGIIGFTELLLHSSLSDEQKEYLRSIFLSGKSLLSLVNQILDFSKIDSGKMDLEFISTDLIDLVQSTVDLFQISAASKAIPLNLHLDSHLPKFVSLDPLRLRQVLSNLIGNAIKFTHEGKVDVSVKPLKQVGDIIDIEFAVSDTGIGIDPNSKLKLFDSFSQADTSITRKYGGTGLGLSITNQLIQKMNSQLKIDSELGNGSRFSFILSLEVNATGSVSSNLFEEKLTAPEETVIVENKQIRNDILIVEDNDLNKKLLSKMLLKRYPHIQLRFATDGADAVKQFQQKAPDLIFMDLQMPVMDGYTATIEIRKLEKGSINRTPIIALTAGAFFSVKDTAIESGMNDFLTKPISSADLYSALERWLLSSSV, encoded by the coding sequence ATGGACTTGCCTCCGCCATCTCTGGAAAAACAAATTCTCTCCGCAATGGAGGAGGTTGTTTTTTCGGCAAATTTTCCAGAATTAGAAATTCTGTATATTAGCCCATCGGCAGAAACTCTCACCGAATACCCTAGAGAATATTTTACAGACGCGCACGATAATTGGAAAAATTTAATCCTCGAGGAAGATCGTGCTATTGTCGAGGCTGCGTTAACATCACTTAATGCTGGTGATAAAATTCAAGTTCGTTATCGAATTCAAACCAAAAGTAAAAAAATCAAGTTTGTACAATGCCAAGGAAGGCTGATTCGAAATGAAAATGGAGAAATCTTACGATTCGATGGAATTCTTGCCGATATCTCAGAATTACTTTCCCTCCAAGATATCATCAAAAACGAACCCAGCGAAATAAAACAGTTGTTACTCGAAAACAATATTTTGTTTAATGGAAGCCAAGATTCAATGTTTCTTGTGGAGGTAATGGATGATGGTAACTTTATCATCCGTCGCATCAATTTAGCTTATGAAAGATCAACAGGTATCACTCAATCTTTCATCCAAGGCAAAACACCGGTCGAGTTACTTGGTGAAGAGTTGGGACAACCAGTCATTAAAAATTACAAAAATGTTTTAAATGCAAAAACAACCATTTCATATGAAGAAAGTATTCCAATGCCTGCGGGAACAAAAATTTGGACAACTGCTCTCACTCCCATTGAAGTAGAAGGAAAATTTAAATTCATTGTCGGGGCAAGCAAAGATATTACAGAGCAAAAACGTGCAGAAACAGCATTAAGAGAATCTAACGAACGCTATGCTTTAATTTTGGAAGTTAGTTCGGATGGTTGGTTTGATTGGGATTTAGTAAACGACACAGTTATCTACTCTCGCAGGTGGTGGTTAGAATTTGGGAATGATGATAAGGCAGACAATGTCCCAATCGGTTATTGGAAAAGTTTGATTCATCCAGATGATTTAGATTGGGTTTCAGAATTTTTAGAAAACATCATGCTCTCACAGAGAGAAACTTTTGAATTCAGTTTTCAGATGAAAAAAAGAAAAGGTAATTATGCCCATGTTTTATCAAGATGTTATATCCAAAGAGATTCTTATGGAAACAAAATCAGAATGGTTGGTTCCAATACCGATCTAACAGAAACTAAAAAAATAGAATATACACTTCGAAAAGCTAAAGAAATGGCTGAAGCGGCAAATATGGCAAAAGGAAATTTTTTGGCCAATATGAGCCATGAAATTAGAACTCCACTCAATGGAATCATCGGATTCACAGAACTCTTGTTACACTCCTCACTTTCGGACGAACAAAAAGAGTATTTGAGAAGTATTTTCCTTTCTGGAAAGAGTTTATTATCTTTAGTAAACCAAATTCTTGATTTTTCAAAAATTGATTCAGGGAAGATGGATCTAGAATTTATTAGTACAGATTTAATAGATTTAGTTCAGTCAACTGTTGACCTTTTCCAAATTTCAGCTGCATCCAAAGCGATTCCTCTAAACCTACATTTGGATTCCCACTTACCAAAATTTGTTTCTTTAGATCCTTTACGACTCAGACAAGTGCTTTCCAATCTTATTGGAAATGCAATTAAATTCACTCACGAAGGAAAGGTTGATGTATCCGTTAAACCACTTAAACAAGTCGGAGATATCATTGATATCGAGTTTGCTGTTTCTGATACAGGAATAGGTATTGATCCAAATTCAAAACTAAAATTGTTTGATTCCTTTTCGCAAGCTGATACATCCATCACCCGTAAGTACGGTGGGACAGGACTTGGTCTTTCTATCACAAACCAACTCATACAAAAAATGAACTCACAACTAAAAATTGATAGTGAACTTGGAAATGGAAGTAGGTTTAGTTTTATTTTGTCCTTAGAGGTCAATGCAACAGGATCTGTCTCTTCTAATTTATTTGAAGAAAAACTAACGGCGCCTGAAGAAACCGTTATTGTTGAAAACAAACAAATTCGAAATGATATTTTGATAGTAGAAGACAATGATTTAAACAAAAAACTTTTATCAAAAATGTTACTAAAAAGATACCCTCATATACAACTAAGATTTGCAACCGACGGAGCCGACGCCGTTAAACAGTTCCAACAAAAAGCACCTGATTTAATTTTTATGGATCTACAGATGCCGGTGATGGATGGTTATACGGCTACAATCGAAATTAGAAAACTGGAAAAAGGATCAATCAATAGAACTCCCATCATTGCTTTAACTGCAGGAGCGTTTTTTTCTGTTAAAGATACGGCGATAGAGTCTGGGATGAATGATTTTCTCACCAAACCAATCTCCTCCGCCGATCTTTATTCTGCTCTTGAAAGATGGTTATTATCAAGCAGCGTGTAG